One window of the Trueperaceae bacterium genome contains the following:
- a CDS encoding group III truncated hemoglobin — protein MSDAAVVTANELHSNVTDENIAILVERFYAAVQEHPTLGPVFNPRLEGRWDRHMSQMKDFWSSVLLRSGRYSGYPLGAHIGVPGMAPERFDDWLVLFRQTLDGLYEPPYADAIYAMAQQFAQRFTGALFGQER, from the coding sequence ATGAGCGATGCCGCCGTCGTCACGGCCAACGAACTGCATAGCAACGTCACCGACGAGAACATCGCCATCCTCGTCGAGCGCTTCTACGCCGCGGTGCAGGAGCACCCGACACTCGGACCCGTCTTCAACCCGCGTCTGGAAGGGCGCTGGGACCGGCACATGTCCCAGATGAAGGACTTCTGGTCGAGCGTGTTGCTCAGGAGCGGGCGCTACAGCGGTTACCCGCTAGGCGCGCACATCGGCGTTCCCGGCATGGCGCCCGAGCGTTTCGATGATTGGCTCGTGCTCTTCAGGCAGACGCTCGACGGACTCTACGAGCCGCCGTACGCCGACGCCATCTACGCCATGGCGCAGCAGTTCGCGCAACGGTTCACCGGGGCGCTCTTCGGGCAGGAGCGGTAG
- a CDS encoding DPP IV N-terminal domain-containing protein has product MKPYKSIALVLSALLFLSACGSGGGPDGPPPSGNPFAGRLIARGTGYMHTMNLSTNGEWKQQITLATGYDVPALHLAGNELYVADLNMADPMFVTVYDLATFETKHSFTWPLTEDLLRVHGLAVAPGGRYLASVLEGFGGTFLEVLDTQTEEFVFSGLADAVSSNLLWTEESELLFTMEFGDQATEDVYAGVVAVPVAEFQASGDTLQIKVVEAFNQAEWGLTGTYDLALSADETQLAYVRNGDIWVKDLTTTAPAVQLTTGPTGNAGPAFSPDGSLIAFAGVRRYGLSDTMVLPNDGTGPYVVNINDHSMTQAYVLDRANLVDAVMAWLP; this is encoded by the coding sequence ATGAAGCCCTACAAGTCGATCGCGCTCGTCCTGAGCGCCCTACTGTTCCTGAGTGCTTGCGGCAGCGGCGGCGGACCCGACGGGCCTCCTCCGAGCGGTAACCCGTTCGCGGGGCGCCTGATCGCGCGAGGCACCGGCTACATGCACACCATGAACCTGAGCACCAACGGCGAGTGGAAGCAACAGATCACGCTCGCGACCGGTTACGACGTTCCCGCCCTGCACCTGGCCGGGAACGAGCTGTACGTGGCAGACCTGAACATGGCTGACCCCATGTTCGTGACCGTCTACGACCTGGCCACGTTCGAAACCAAGCACAGCTTCACTTGGCCGCTGACCGAGGACCTCCTGCGCGTCCATGGGCTCGCGGTCGCTCCAGGCGGCAGGTACTTGGCCAGCGTGCTGGAGGGCTTCGGTGGCACGTTCCTCGAGGTCCTCGATACGCAGACGGAGGAGTTCGTGTTCTCGGGGCTCGCAGACGCCGTCTCCAGCAACCTGCTCTGGACCGAGGAGTCGGAGCTGCTCTTCACCATGGAGTTCGGAGACCAGGCCACTGAGGACGTGTACGCGGGCGTGGTCGCAGTGCCCGTCGCGGAGTTTCAGGCGAGCGGGGACACGCTCCAGATCAAGGTGGTCGAGGCCTTCAACCAGGCGGAGTGGGGGCTGACCGGCACGTACGACCTAGCGCTCTCCGCCGATGAGACCCAGTTGGCGTACGTCCGCAACGGCGATATCTGGGTCAAGGACCTCACCACCACCGCCCCAGCGGTCCAGCTGACCACCGGCCCGACGGGCAACGCGGGCCCGGCCTTCTCGCCTGACGGCTCCCTCATCGCGTTCGCCGGCGTGCGGCGCTACGGCTTGAGCGACACCATGGTCTTGCCCAACGACGGGACCGGTCCGTACGTCGTGAACATCAACGACCACTCCATGACCCAGGCGTACGTGTTGGACAGGGCCAACCTCGTGGATGCCGTGATGGCCTGGCTGCCTTGA
- a CDS encoding HAD-IA family hydrolase, translating to MNDIPDLGLHDAVLFDLDGVLTPTAEVHRAAWRELFAPYLASRGAAPYQESDYFEHLDGRQRYDGVAALLASRGLSLPRGAPDDPPEAETVCGLGNRKNAVFQQVLDEEGVAPFAGAVALVDALIAAGVTVAVVSGSRNARTVLAAAGLTARFPLVVGGIEAAELSLASKPAPDAFLHAAAVLGVEPAHAVVIEDAIAGVAAGRAGGFGLIVGVGTDASAPALREAGADIVVADLAPLAERVTGGGVDRERWPAHEWRLVEKRPPTGVDGVGETLFALGNGYLGLRGNSEEGGPAHEHGTFINGFFEAWEIEYPEAAYGFATAGQTIVNVPDAKTIRLSADGERLDLATADLEEYERSLDLRSGTLLRRLVWRTAAGKRLEVASTRLASFERRNLALITYRVTALDAPAHVELESLLVNRQDGEGEFAARRRAAGLDPRRSDELAGRVLVPTAQTLGEDRVGLAFETRRSRLGVAALVEHTPAGETTVHPDRSVTRFAFDLPAGESVTVVKKAVYLDGVGLGGDELLAAAGELMDGVPGVAVVIEEQRAWCAGFWERADVRVHAGPQGERGDDGYGAGAADDTAATPATATEPAPRPMPVSAMQRALQQAIRWNVFQLAQAAARADGRGVSAKGVSGSGYSGHYFWDTEVFVLPFLAYAMPAAARSTLELRHALLPAARRRAAVMSLAGALFAWRTIAGEEASAYYPAGTAQYHIDADVAYAVLRYAGVTGDEEFLLGPGAEILVETARMWRSLGFFSERDGRFHLHSVTGPDEYSAVVNDNFYTNAMARLNLERAADVAERRPGLLDTTPAEVAEWRRAAAAMALPFDERLGVNAQDAEFLSRQRWDLAATPREKRPLLLHYHPLVIYRHQVLKQTDLVLAEFLLGSRFSAEQKRRDFEYYDPLTTGDSTLSAAVQSIMAAEVGYQRRAYRHFRRMLWTDLANLHANTADGVHVAAMGGTWLALVCGFGGLRDDAGELRFDPRLPAGWSALEFRLGWRGSALRVKLSRASIGFRLLDGAPVPVRVRGEAFVVDGEVKVTLADQGPVLD from the coding sequence GTGAACGACATCCCGGACCTGGGTCTTCACGACGCGGTCCTGTTCGACCTCGACGGCGTGCTCACGCCGACGGCCGAGGTGCATCGGGCGGCGTGGCGCGAGCTGTTCGCTCCCTACCTCGCGAGCCGCGGCGCGGCACCCTACCAGGAGAGCGACTACTTCGAGCACCTTGACGGCCGCCAGCGCTACGACGGCGTCGCGGCGCTCCTCGCCTCCAGGGGGTTGAGCTTGCCGAGGGGGGCGCCGGACGACCCGCCCGAGGCCGAGACCGTGTGCGGCCTCGGGAACCGCAAGAACGCGGTGTTCCAGCAGGTGCTCGACGAGGAAGGCGTGGCGCCTTTCGCCGGGGCGGTCGCGCTCGTCGATGCCCTGATCGCCGCCGGCGTGACGGTGGCGGTGGTGTCCGGATCGCGTAACGCGCGCACGGTGCTCGCGGCGGCCGGGCTCACCGCACGCTTCCCGCTCGTGGTGGGCGGGATCGAGGCGGCGGAGCTCTCGCTCGCCTCGAAGCCGGCGCCCGACGCTTTCCTGCACGCCGCCGCCGTCCTCGGAGTAGAGCCGGCACACGCCGTCGTGATCGAGGACGCGATCGCCGGCGTGGCGGCGGGCAGGGCCGGCGGCTTCGGCCTCATCGTCGGCGTGGGCACCGACGCTTCCGCTCCCGCGCTCCGCGAGGCCGGCGCCGACATCGTGGTGGCAGACCTCGCTCCCCTCGCCGAGCGCGTGACCGGTGGGGGCGTCGACCGTGAACGCTGGCCGGCGCACGAGTGGCGCCTCGTCGAGAAGCGGCCGCCCACCGGAGTCGACGGCGTCGGCGAGACGCTGTTCGCCCTCGGCAACGGCTACCTCGGCCTGCGCGGGAACTCGGAGGAGGGCGGACCGGCGCACGAGCACGGCACCTTCATCAACGGCTTCTTCGAAGCCTGGGAGATCGAGTATCCGGAGGCGGCGTACGGCTTCGCGACGGCCGGTCAGACGATCGTCAACGTGCCGGACGCCAAGACGATCCGCCTGAGCGCCGACGGCGAGCGCCTAGATCTCGCTACCGCCGACCTGGAGGAGTACGAGCGCAGCCTCGACCTACGTTCCGGGACGCTGCTCCGGCGCCTCGTCTGGCGGACCGCCGCCGGCAAGCGCCTGGAGGTCGCCTCCACCAGGCTCGCGTCGTTCGAGCGCCGCAACCTGGCGCTCATCACGTACCGGGTCACGGCGCTTGACGCGCCCGCGCACGTGGAGCTCGAGTCGCTCCTCGTGAACCGGCAGGACGGCGAGGGGGAGTTCGCCGCGCGCCGCCGGGCCGCGGGCCTCGACCCCCGTAGGAGCGACGAGCTCGCGGGCCGCGTGCTCGTGCCGACGGCCCAGACGCTAGGAGAGGACCGCGTCGGCCTCGCGTTCGAGACGCGCCGGTCGCGGTTGGGGGTAGCGGCGTTGGTCGAGCACACGCCGGCGGGCGAGACGACCGTTCACCCCGACCGGAGCGTGACCCGGTTCGCTTTCGACCTACCGGCGGGCGAGAGCGTGACCGTCGTGAAGAAGGCCGTCTACCTGGACGGCGTGGGGCTCGGCGGTGACGAGCTGCTCGCGGCCGCCGGCGAGCTCATGGACGGGGTGCCCGGCGTGGCGGTCGTCATCGAGGAACAGCGTGCCTGGTGCGCCGGGTTCTGGGAGCGCGCCGACGTCCGGGTGCATGCAGGGCCTCAGGGCGAGCGAGGCGACGACGGCTACGGGGCGGGGGCCGCGGATGACACGGCAGCTACACCGGCTACCGCGACCGAACCGGCCCCCAGGCCGATGCCGGTCTCCGCCATGCAGCGGGCACTTCAGCAGGCCATCCGTTGGAACGTCTTCCAGCTCGCCCAGGCCGCGGCGCGCGCGGACGGGCGGGGCGTGAGCGCGAAGGGCGTGAGCGGCAGCGGCTACTCGGGGCACTACTTCTGGGACACGGAGGTCTTCGTCCTCCCGTTCCTGGCGTACGCCATGCCCGCGGCCGCGCGCTCGACGCTGGAACTGCGCCACGCGCTGCTCCCCGCCGCCCGCCGGCGCGCCGCGGTCATGAGCCTGGCCGGCGCCCTCTTCGCCTGGCGCACCATCGCCGGCGAGGAAGCTTCCGCCTACTACCCGGCCGGGACGGCGCAGTACCACATCGACGCGGACGTCGCTTACGCCGTGCTCCGTTACGCCGGCGTCACCGGCGACGAGGAGTTCCTGCTTGGGCCCGGCGCGGAGATCCTCGTCGAGACGGCCCGCATGTGGCGCTCGCTCGGCTTCTTCTCCGAACGCGACGGACGCTTCCACCTCCACTCCGTGACCGGCCCGGACGAGTACAGCGCCGTAGTGAACGACAACTTCTACACGAACGCCATGGCGCGGCTCAACCTGGAGCGTGCTGCGGACGTGGCCGAGCGAAGGCCCGGCCTGCTCGACACGACGCCGGCCGAGGTCGCGGAGTGGCGCCGCGCCGCCGCCGCGATGGCCCTGCCGTTCGACGAGCGGCTCGGCGTCAACGCCCAGGACGCCGAGTTCTTGAGCCGGCAGCGCTGGGACCTCGCGGCCACGCCGCGCGAGAAGCGCCCGCTCCTGCTCCACTACCACCCGTTGGTCATCTACCGGCACCAGGTGCTCAAGCAGACGGACCTCGTGCTCGCCGAGTTCCTGCTGGGCAGCCGCTTCTCGGCAGAGCAGAAGCGCCGGGACTTCGAGTACTACGACCCGTTGACGACGGGCGACTCGACCCTATCGGCCGCCGTGCAGTCCATCATGGCCGCCGAGGTCGGCTACCAGCGGCGCGCCTACCGCCACTTCAGGCGGATGCTGTGGACGGACCTGGCGAACTTGCACGCGAACACGGCGGACGGCGTCCACGTGGCCGCGATGGGCGGGACCTGGCTGGCGCTCGTGTGCGGCTTCGGCGGCCTGCGCGACGACGCGGGCGAGCTGCGCTTCGACCCGCGCCTGCCGGCGGGGTGGAGCGCGCTCGAGTTCAGGCTGGGTTGGCGCGGCTCGGCGCTACGCGTGAAGCTCTCGCGTGCCTCCATAGGGTTCCGGCTCCTGGATGGCGCGCCCGTGCCCGTGCGGGTGCGTGGCGAGGCGTTCGTCGTGGACGGCGAGGTGAAGGTGACGCTCGCGGACCAGGGACCGGTGCTCGACTGA
- a CDS encoding SRPBCC domain-containing protein: MTAQGTNYKHTATTIDERTIRVERVFDAPRDLVWRAYSEPELVAQWWGRGNQVDIEKFEFRKGGHWRFVEHHEGGSDGFEGRFREIEPKTLISQTFEWDGMPGHPSIDTVELSDENGGRATKILATSYFFNQEERDGMAAAGAEAGMAQSYAALDALLETLK; the protein is encoded by the coding sequence ATGACCGCGCAAGGAACGAACTACAAGCACACGGCCACGACCATCGACGAGCGCACCATCCGCGTGGAGCGCGTCTTCGATGCCCCACGCGACCTCGTGTGGCGCGCCTACTCCGAGCCCGAGCTGGTGGCGCAGTGGTGGGGCCGCGGCAATCAGGTAGACATCGAGAAGTTCGAGTTCAGGAAGGGTGGCCACTGGCGCTTCGTCGAGCATCACGAGGGCGGCTCGGACGGCTTCGAGGGCCGCTTCCGCGAGATCGAGCCGAAGACGCTCATCTCGCAGACGTTCGAGTGGGACGGGATGCCTGGTCACCCCAGCATCGACACCGTGGAGCTCAGCGACGAGAACGGCGGGCGCGCCACGAAGATCTTGGCCACCTCCTACTTCTTCAACCAGGAGGAGCGCGACGGCATGGCCGCGGCCGGAGCCGAGGCGGGGATGGCCCAGAGCTACGCGGCGTTGGATGCGTTGCTCGAGACCCTCAAGTAG
- a CDS encoding ATP-binding protein, producing MVGRYLDPEALVDRELETAELRALLSAGAPKLALLTGRRRVGKTWLLTHIWPPNQYFLFTASRTSPELNRRQLLADLERFTGQDLPAEDFPTWRTVFNLLLDLKTSEPLAVVLDEFQYLAEDDAGLARVASELNAAWERPRPPKPFLMVLAGSAVGTMRGLAAGGAPLYGRFNWQHQLAPLDYWYAGELAPYESLRDRATVYGVFGGTPRYLSTLATSEPLESNIIRQLLSPRGEVRLLVETALDQEEGLRDVSTYNAILRAVARGATLRNEIAQQAGLTNDTGLRDKLDRLVGLGYLRSSRNIGAKVNSPVRYGVNDPALRFYQRFVQPNGSALEREDPALVWAEAIRNSLPSYMGFEFESIVRQAYGRLGLVHELPIVKEWGTWQGMDRAGRGLEIDVVAPLLSSGTLTGSIKWNETPIGADVHYAHLDMLTRAAHAGQAWAHSALEEGSPLLYAAAGGFDPSFAKYAKGSGKRVILWTLEDLYAPA from the coding sequence ATGGTCGGACGCTACCTAGACCCGGAAGCGCTGGTAGACCGCGAGCTGGAAACCGCGGAACTGCGAGCGTTGCTAAGCGCCGGCGCGCCGAAGTTGGCTCTGCTCACGGGGCGCAGGCGCGTTGGGAAGACCTGGTTACTGACCCACATCTGGCCACCGAACCAGTACTTCTTGTTCACCGCGTCACGAACTTCCCCCGAGCTCAACCGCCGGCAGTTGCTCGCGGACCTGGAGCGCTTCACGGGTCAGGACCTCCCCGCCGAGGACTTCCCCACTTGGCGGACCGTGTTCAATCTGCTGCTGGACCTGAAGACGAGCGAGCCGCTCGCGGTCGTGCTGGACGAGTTCCAGTACCTCGCCGAAGATGACGCCGGGCTCGCTAGGGTGGCCTCCGAGCTGAACGCCGCCTGGGAGCGACCGCGACCGCCGAAACCGTTCCTGATGGTCCTTGCAGGATCGGCCGTCGGGACGATGCGTGGCCTAGCGGCGGGAGGCGCACCGCTCTATGGGCGCTTCAACTGGCAGCACCAACTAGCCCCACTCGATTACTGGTATGCAGGCGAGCTAGCCCCATATGAATCCCTTCGCGACCGAGCGACCGTGTACGGCGTGTTCGGCGGCACGCCGCGCTACCTCTCCACCCTAGCGACCTCCGAGCCGTTGGAGAGCAACATCATCAGGCAGCTGCTATCACCGCGAGGTGAGGTCCGGCTGTTGGTCGAAACGGCGTTGGATCAGGAAGAGGGCCTGAGGGACGTATCTACTTACAACGCCATCCTGCGCGCCGTAGCCCGCGGCGCCACCTTGCGCAACGAGATCGCGCAGCAAGCCGGGTTGACGAACGACACGGGGCTACGCGACAAGCTCGACAGGCTGGTGGGGCTCGGCTACTTGAGGTCCAGCAGGAACATCGGAGCCAAGGTCAATAGCCCTGTCCGATACGGCGTCAACGACCCTGCCCTGCGCTTCTATCAACGCTTCGTGCAACCTAACGGTTCCGCGCTCGAACGCGAGGATCCGGCGCTCGTCTGGGCGGAAGCCATCCGTAACTCGCTCCCGAGCTACATGGGCTTCGAGTTCGAGTCCATCGTCAGGCAGGCGTACGGTCGCCTCGGCCTGGTGCACGAGTTGCCCATCGTGAAGGAGTGGGGGACTTGGCAAGGGATGGACCGCGCTGGTCGCGGGCTCGAGATCGATGTCGTCGCCCCCCTCCTAAGCTCTGGAACGCTGACCGGCAGCATCAAGTGGAACGAGACGCCGATCGGCGCCGACGTCCATTACGCCCATCTGGACATGCTTACGCGAGCGGCGCACGCCGGTCAGGCGTGGGCCCACTCAGCGCTGGAGGAAGGCTCCCCGCTGCTGTACGCGGCGGCAGGCGGGTTCGATCCAAGCTTCGCCAAGTATGCCAAGGGCAGTGGCAAGCGCGTCATCCTCTGGACCCTCGAAGACCTCTACGCACCCGCTTGA